In Corvus cornix cornix isolate S_Up_H32 chromosome 4A, ASM73873v5, whole genome shotgun sequence, one genomic interval encodes:
- the LOC104691336 gene encoding V-set and immunoglobulin domain-containing protein 4, translating to MGEVGRIVVFGMTFISCNALLDLSGVHQVTGTWMGSITVPCTYVPSEGFTQQTLSWSVERDSSTSTIFRRDDSGDHILLSKFRGRVSIPKQSPGNASLLIENLEMPDSGHYTCQVIWRSTDNSLITREVTTTVKVVKDWGGSHKPIIRAGQLGLTVPAGASTSLTCEASGSPPISYRWFRSVPAGKAVLLSSGAELAWHSLRPSDSGTYFCEAENRAGAGAVQRSDAVQLTVTDLPTTTVALQRNVATTGGHHSTTGRGESSDMELTVTGSPRVAPSPLLYGPAAALGGAALGALLALGLGCWRRRRRKEEPLYEVAFRSTAEVALLHTEVEVPVKCLHEETCSNTEKTTMKDRKGPEYENLVTAMESQYEREGI from the exons ATGGGAGAAGTTGGGCGGATAGTGGTGTTTGGGATGACTTTCATCAGCTGCAACG CCCTCCTGGATCTGTCTGGTGTCCACCAGGTCACGGGCACATGGATGGGATCCATCACTGTACCGTGTACCTATGTGCCTTCAGAAGGTTTCACACAGCAAACGCTTAGCTGGAGTGTGGAGCGGGATTCTAGCACCTCTACCATCTTCCGGAGGGATGATTCTGGTGACCACATCTTGCTGTCTAAATTCCGAGGCCGAGTCAGCATCCcaaagcagagcccagggaatGCCTCACTCCTCATTGAGAACCTTGAAATGCCTGACAGTGGACACTACACCTGTCAAGTCATCTGGAGGTCTACAGATAACAGCTTGATAACAAGAGAGGTGACCACTACAGTTAAAGTTGTCAAAG ATTGGGG TGGCAGCCACAAGCCCATCATCAGAGCCGGACAGCTGGGGCTGACGGTCCCGGCCGGagccagcaccagcctgacCTGCGAGGCCAGCGGGTCCCCTCCCATCAGCTACCGCTGGTTCCGCAGCGTCCCGGCGGGGAAAGCCGTGCTCCTGAGCAGCGGGGCTGAGCTGGCGTGGCACAGCCTGCGGCCCTCTGACAGCGGGACGTACTTCTGCGAGGCAGAGAACAGGGCTGGGGCCGGAGCCGTGCAGCGCAGCGATGCTGTGCAGCTGACGGTGACAG ATCTGCCCACAACAACAGTGGCCTTGCAGAGGAATGTGGCAACCACGGGGGGACACCACTCAACCACAGGTCGGGGTGAGAGCAGTGACATGGAGCTCACAGTGACAG GTTCCCCGCGGGTCGCACCGTCCCCGCTGCTGTACGGACCGGCGGCCGCGCTGGGCGGCGCCGCGCTGGGCGCGCTGCTGgcgctggggctgggctgctggcggcggcggcggaggaaGGAGG aaccTCTCTATGAAGTTGCTTT CCGCAGCACTGCAGAGGTCGCCCTGCTGCACACGGAGGTGGAAGTCCCTGTTAAGTGTCTACACGAAGAAACGTGCTCTAACACTGAAAAGACCACCATGAAAGACAGGAAAGGTCCTGAGTATGAGAACCTTGTAACTGCAATGGAATCACAAtatgaaagagaaggaatttaG
- the LOC104691272 gene encoding V-set and immunoglobulin domain-containing protein 4-like: protein METLLRVAVLVSSLLHCSAFLDLSGPSEVRGVWRGSITLPCAYVPVEYLVQQTLTWTVVHDKGSGTIIRRDGSDDHILLSEYRDRVSIPKDAPGNVSLLILNLEVSDRGTYTCQVTWKDSNNSLIAKEITTKLEVVKVAATKPIIRAGQLGLTVPAGASTSLTCEASGSPPISYRWFRSVPAGKAVLLSSGAELAWHSLRPSDSGTYFCEAENRAGAGAVQRSDAVQLTVTDLPTTTVALQRNVATTGGHHSTTGRGKTQTELVSQGTPGIFWTPWGSTTTADLSITATTSESGVGYPGKNDTIHDFQRTGLSLYLVILIAVVCGAVVFLVISLIICVTKPKEAQVYDVKSRNLRAATSSSRDSTGYYEEPISSTENNYVMEPRENKISEEVNKNVSDCAGNPQESEYEVGDTS, encoded by the exons ATGGAAACGCTGCTGCGAGTAGCTGTGCTCGTGAGTTCCCTTCTCCACTGCAGCG cttttctggaCCTGAGTGGCCCCAGTGAGGTCAGAGGTGTCTGGAGGGGGTCTATCACTCTGCCTTGTGCCTATGTGCCTGTGGAGTACCTTGTGCAGCAAACCCTCACCTGGACTGTGGTACATGACAAGGGATCAGGCACCATCATTCGGAGGGATGGCTCTGATGACCACATTCTCCTGTCAGAGTACAGGGACAGAGTCAGCATCCCAAAGGATGCTCCAGGAAATGTGTCTCTCCTCATCCTGAACCTGGAGGTCTCTGACAGGGGAACCTACACTTGCCAGGTCACCTGGAAAGACAGCAACAACAGCCTGATAGCAAAGGAGATCACCACCAAATTGGAGGTTGTTAAAG TGGCAGCCACCAAGCCCATCATCAGAGCCGGACAGCTGGGGCTGACGGTCCCGGCCGGagccagcaccagcctgacCTGCGAGGCCAGCGGGTCCCCTCCCATCAGCTACCGCTGGTTCCGCAGCGTCCCGGCGGGGAAAGCCGTGCTCCTGAGCAGCGGGGCTGAGCTGGCGTGGCACAGCCTGCGGCCCTCTGACAGCGGGACGTACTTCTGCGAGGCAGAGAACAGGGCTGGGGCCGGAGCCGTGCAGCGCAGCGATGCTGTGCAGCTGACGGTGACAG ATCTGCCCACAACAACAGTGGCCTTGCAGAGGAATGTGGCAACCACGGGGGGACACCACTCAACCACAGGTCGGG gaaaaacacaaacagagCTGGTGTCCCAAGGTACCCCAGGAATCTTCTGGACTCCATGGGGCTCCACCACTACTGCAG ATCTGTCCATAACAGCAACAACTTCCGAGAGTGGTGTGGGATATCCAGGGAAGAATGATACAATTCATG ATTTCCAGAGGACTGGCTTGTCCCTGTACCTGGTCATCCTGATTGCTGTGGTGTGTGGTGCTGTGGTTTTCCTTGTCATCTCTCTTATTATTTGTGTTACAAAGCCCAAAGAAG ctcaAGTCTATGACGTAAAATC CCGTAACTTGAGAGCAGCAACTTCTTCAAGCCGTGATAGCACAGGTTACTATGAGGAACCCATCTCTTCCACTGAAAACAACTATGTGATGGAgcccagggaaaacaaaatctctgAAGAAGTAAATAAGAATGTATCTGACTGTGCTGGAAACCCCCAGGAATCTGAGTATGAAGTAGGGGACACTTCCTGA